The Ornithorhynchus anatinus isolate Pmale09 chromosome 1, mOrnAna1.pri.v4, whole genome shotgun sequence genome includes a window with the following:
- the LOC114815057 gene encoding galectin-7-like gives MVLTIQGIPSCTNGWFRLDLLCGDNPNADIAFHFNPRLDAQHTVVMNSQVRGRWLHEIRTPCLPFQGGQPFHLSIKVEENCFKVFVDHREFWSFDHRLDVEEVKALEVSGAVTLCSVCT, from the exons ATGGTTCTGACGATACAGGGGATCCCATCCTGCACTAATGGCTG GTTCAGGCTGGACCTGCTGTGTGGAGACAACCCCAATGCTGACATCGCCTTCCACTTCAACCCGCGACTCGATGCCCAGCACACCGTGGTCATGAACAGTCAGGTGAGGGGCCGGTGGCTGCATGAGATCCGGACCCCTTGCCTGCCCTTCCAGGGGGGCCAACCCTTCCACCTGAGCATAAAAGTGGAGGAAAATTGCTTCAAG GTCTTCGTAGACCACCGGGAGTTCTGGAGCTTTGACCACCGGCTGGACGTGGAGGAGGTGAAGGCCCTGGAGGTGTCAGGGGCCGTGACTCTCTGCTCAGTGTGCACCTAA